A single region of the Pseudomonas sp. PDM14 genome encodes:
- the cobG gene encoding precorrin-3B synthase: MNELPAIADLPVPRPSACPGLLRIVAALDGGVCRVKLPCGVLSSAQARAIASAAQACASGVLELTNRSNLQVRGVRSDQADRLIAALLDAGLGPRTLGADDVRNLLVSPAAGLDPAAHLDVRPLAEQILDLLQDTPAFHGLSPKFALQLDGGEALNMLEHPHDLWLSAVPGDDAALAFGLAGRPLDAPLARVPREHAVALVEAVLQLFLDIASDEQVRMRQLLGSLAAEDFLVQLQARLPFALLPAQRVAREPVLTRLPLGLLPQRQTGLQMLLAASDLGRIDASQLTALADIAERDGDGSLRLTPWQGVLLPNIASDRAAAVRAAVAALRLRVDAEEPLTQLVACTGSAACIKGHADTKADALRLAELLRAGGARPQVHLSGCARSCSSAHTAPFTLLAQPGGRYQLYQRAPGVSGFGRLLAPSLSIDDAGAWFAAQSEPGKTA, encoded by the coding sequence TTGAACGAATTGCCCGCCATCGCCGACCTGCCCGTGCCACGCCCTTCGGCGTGCCCCGGGCTGCTGCGCATCGTCGCGGCACTGGACGGCGGCGTCTGCCGGGTCAAGTTGCCCTGCGGCGTGCTCAGCAGCGCCCAGGCCCGCGCTATCGCCAGTGCCGCGCAGGCCTGCGCCAGCGGTGTGCTGGAACTGACCAACCGCAGCAACCTGCAGGTCCGTGGCGTGCGCAGCGACCAGGCGGATCGGCTGATCGCGGCCCTGCTCGACGCCGGCCTCGGCCCGCGCACCCTGGGTGCGGACGATGTGCGCAACCTGCTGGTCAGCCCGGCGGCCGGCCTTGATCCGGCTGCACACCTCGATGTGCGCCCTCTGGCCGAGCAGATCCTCGATCTGCTGCAGGACACGCCGGCGTTCCACGGCCTGTCGCCCAAATTCGCCCTGCAACTCGACGGTGGCGAAGCCCTGAACATGCTCGAACACCCGCATGACCTGTGGCTGAGCGCAGTGCCGGGTGATGACGCCGCACTGGCCTTCGGCCTGGCAGGCAGGCCGCTGGATGCACCATTGGCGCGGGTGCCGCGCGAGCATGCCGTGGCGCTGGTCGAGGCGGTGCTGCAGCTGTTCCTCGATATCGCGAGCGACGAGCAGGTGCGCATGCGTCAGCTGCTGGGCAGCCTCGCGGCCGAGGATTTTCTCGTGCAATTGCAGGCACGGCTGCCATTCGCCTTGCTGCCTGCACAGAGGGTTGCACGCGAGCCGGTGCTGACACGCCTACCGCTCGGCCTTCTCCCCCAGCGCCAAACCGGCCTGCAGATGCTGCTGGCCGCCAGCGACCTCGGGCGCATCGACGCCAGCCAACTGACGGCGCTGGCCGACATCGCCGAGCGTGATGGCGACGGCAGCCTGCGCCTGACGCCGTGGCAGGGCGTGCTGCTGCCGAACATTGCCAGTGACCGTGCGGCCGCCGTGCGTGCTGCCGTGGCCGCGCTGAGGTTGCGCGTGGATGCGGAAGAGCCGCTGACCCAGCTGGTCGCCTGCACGGGCTCCGCCGCCTGCATCAAGGGCCACGCCGATACCAAGGCCGACGCGCTGCGCCTGGCCGAACTGCTGCGCGCTGGTGGTGCACGGCCGCAGGTGCACCTGAGTGGCTGCGCTCGTTCGTGTTCCAGCGCACACACCGCCCCTTTCACCCTGCTGGCGCAGCCCGGTGGCCGCTACCAGCTGTACCAGCGCGCCCCCGGCGTGAGCGGCTTCGGCCGCCTGCTGGCTCCATCTCTCAGTATCGATGACGCTGGCGCCTGGTTCGCCGCGCAGTCCGAACCAGGAAAAACCGCATGA
- a CDS encoding precorrin-8X methylmutase, whose protein sequence is MIEYIRDGQEIYRQSFATIRAEADLSAIPTDLEKLAVRLIHACGMVDVVQDIRFSPGAGAAGRSALAAGAAILCDARMVAEGITRARLPANNPVICTLHDERVPALARELGNTRSAAALEHWREHLEGSVVVIGNAPTALFYLLEMLDAGAPKPALIIGMPVGFIGAAESKDMLAADSRGVPYVIVRGRRGGSAMAAAAVNALATEVE, encoded by the coding sequence ATGATCGAGTACATCCGCGACGGCCAGGAAATCTACCGCCAGTCGTTCGCCACCATCCGCGCCGAGGCCGATCTGTCGGCCATCCCCACCGACCTGGAGAAGCTCGCCGTGCGCCTGATCCACGCCTGCGGCATGGTCGACGTGGTGCAGGACATCCGCTTCTCGCCCGGTGCCGGCGCGGCCGGGCGCAGCGCCCTGGCGGCCGGTGCAGCGATCCTCTGCGATGCGCGGATGGTCGCCGAGGGCATCACCCGCGCGCGCCTGCCGGCCAACAACCCGGTGATCTGCACCCTGCATGACGAACGCGTGCCGGCCCTGGCGCGCGAGCTGGGCAATACCCGTTCCGCCGCCGCGCTGGAGCATTGGCGCGAGCACCTGGAAGGCAGCGTGGTGGTGATCGGCAATGCGCCGACCGCGTTGTTCTACCTGCTGGAAATGCTCGATGCCGGCGCACCGAAGCCGGCATTGATCATCGGCATGCCGGTGGGCTTCATCGGCGCTGCCGAATCCAAGGACATGCTCGCCGCCGACAGCCGCGGCGTGCCCTACGTGATCGTGCGCGGCCGCCGCGGGGGCAGTGCCATGGCCGCCGCGGCAGTCAACGCCCTGGCCACGGAGGTCGAATGA